TTCGACGTGAACGCTGCCCGCCTGCGTTACGTGGACGATTTGTTCCGCGGCACGGTGACCACACGCATGTCGAACCCCTATGACCTGGCGGTGGCACTGCGGGAAGCCGACCTGCTGATCGGGGCAGTGCTGGTTCCCGGGGCAAAGGCCCCCCAGGTGGTGAGCGAAGAGATGGTGGCGGCTATGAGGCCGGGGTCGGTGATAGTGGACGTGGCCATCGACCAGGGGGGCTGCGTGGCCACGGTGGACCGGATCACCACGCACTCTCAACCTACTTTCGTGAAGTACGGCGTGGTGCACTACAGCGTCCCCAACATCCCGGGGGCCGTGCCCCGCACGTCGACTTTTGCGCTCACCAACGTGACGCTGCCCTATGTGGTTCGCTTGGCCAACCTGGGGTGGCGCGAGGCGGCGCTTGCCGATCCCGGCCTTGCCAAGGGCCTAAACGTGGTAGATGGGGACGTCACGCATCCGGCGGTGGCAGCGGCACTCGATATGCCGTATACCGGTCTCGCAGGGTGAGCGAGTCCGAGGGGGTGCGGATTTTGCTCCGGTTCACGGCGGACAAATGCGTGGGGTGCCACTTGTGCGAGCTGGCGTGTTCCGTCACCCACCACGATGTATTTGACCCTGGCCGGGCATATCTTGGCATACGTTCGGTGTACGTTGATGACGGGTTACTAGTCCGTGCGAGCCTTTGCATCGGTTGTGACGCGTGCGTGGATGCGTGTCCCACTGGGGCGGTATCTAGGGAAAACGGAGGCTATGTGGTGCAACGGGACCTGTGCACAGGGTGCGGTGCGTGCGTGCAGGCATGCCCGCAGCAGGTCGTGCGCATCACCGATGGCGTGGCGGGCATGTGTGACATGTGCCGCGATGCTGGCATGCCG
This genomic window from Bacillota bacterium contains:
- a CDS encoding 4Fe-4S dicluster domain-containing protein → MGCHLCELACSVTHHDVFDPGRAYLGIRSVYVDDGLLVRASLCIGCDACVDACPTGAVSRENGGYVVQRDLCTGCGACVQACPQQVVRITDGVAGMCDMCRDAGMPQCVQWCRPGALVVAG